From Caretta caretta isolate rCarCar2 chromosome 3, rCarCar1.hap1, whole genome shotgun sequence, a single genomic window includes:
- the FAM98A gene encoding protein FAM98A isoform X1 has product MEFELMESDILEALEDLGYKGPLLEDEALTQAVSGGASSPEFTKLSAWLVSELKLYCKLEENVQATNSPNEAEEFQLEVSGLLGEMNCPYASLTSGDVTKRLLNQKNCLLLLTYLISELEAARMLCVNTPPKKAQEGGGSEVFQELKGICIALGMSKPPANITMFQFFSGIEKKLKETLAKVPPGHVGKPLLKKPLGPAHWEKIEAINQAIANEYEVRRKLLVKRLDVTVQSFGWSDRAKSQTEKLAKVYQPKRALLTTKCTISIAHLLAARQDLSKIMRTSSGSIREKTVCAINKVLMGRVPDRGGRPNEIEPPPPEMPPWQKRQDGPPQQSGGRGGRGGYESSYGGRGGYEQGGHDRGGRGGYDSSYGGRGGHEQGGHERGGRGGGRGGYDHGNRGGGRGNKHQGGWTDGGGGGYQDSNYRDSNYRDAGFQTGGYHGGGGGYQGGGYGGYQSSSYTGSGYQGGGGSSGGYQQDNRYQDGGHHGDRGGGRGGGRGGRGGRGGRGGPGGGWGGRGGQNFNQGGQFEQHFQHGGYQYNQSGFGQGRHFTS; this is encoded by the exons ATGGAGTTCGAGCTCATGGAGAGCGACATCCTGGAGGCGCTGGAGGATCTAGG TTACAAAGGTCCATTGTTAGAAGATGAAGCGCTGACTCAAGCAGTCTCTGGTGGAGCCAGTTCCCCTGAATTTACCAAACTCTCTGCTTGGCTGGTATCTGAGTTAAAGCTATACTGTAAATTAGAAGAAAATGTGCAAGCTACTAACA gtCCAAATGAGGCAGAAGAGTTCCAACTTGAAGTGAGTGGGCTTCTGGGGGAAATGAACTGTCCATATGCATCACTAACATCAGGAGATGTGACAAAACGCCTTCTCAATCAGAAGAACTGCCTCCTGCTGCTCA CATACCTCATCTCAGAACTGGAAGCTGCCAGAATGCTGTGTGTGAACACCCCTCCAAAAAAAGCACAAGAAGGAGGTGGTAGCGAGGTCTTTCAGGAGCTAAAAGGCATTTGTATTGCATTAGGCATGTCCAAGCCTCCAGCCAACATAACTATGTTCCAGTTCTTTAGTGGAATCGAAAAAAAA CTAAAAGAAACCTTAGCAAAGGTTCCGCCTGGCCATGTTGGAAAACCTTTACTGAAGAAACCATTGGGACCAGCTCATTGG GAAAAAATTGAAGCAATTAACCAAGCCATAGCCAATGAGTATGAAGTTCGGAGAAAACTCTTAGTGAAACGTTTGGATGTAACTGTGCAGTCGTTTGGCTGGTCAGATAGAGCTAAG AGTCAAACAGAGAAACTGGCTAAAGTCTACCAACCCAAACGTGCCCTTTTAACTACCAAGTGCACTATTTCCATTGCTCACCTCTTGGCAGCTCGGCAAGATTTGTCAAAGATTATGAGGACAAGCAGTGGGTCTATCCGAGAAAAGACTGTGTGCGCCATTAATAAG GTATTAATGGGCAGAGTACCTGATAGAGGGGGCAGACCAAATGAAATTGAGCCTCCACCTCCTGAGATGCCACCATGGCAGAAAAGACAAGATGGTCCTCCACAGCaaagtggaggcagaggaggaagaggtggctaTGAATCATCATATGGAGGAAGAGGTGGTTATGAACAAGGGGGTCATGACAGAGGAGGGCGAGGAGGTTATGATTCTTCATATGGAGGACGAGGAGGTCATGAACAAGGGGGTCATGAACGAGGCGGTCGAGGAGGAGGACGGGGTGGTTATGACCATGGAAacagagggggaggaagaggaaacaaGCACCAAGGAGGCTGGACAGATGGCGGAGGAGGAGGCTATCAGGACAGCAACTACAGAGATAGCAACTACAGAGATGCAGGTTTTCAAACAGGTGGTTACCATGGTGGCGGTGGTGGCTACCAAGGAGGCGGCTATGGAGGCTATCAATCGTCTTCATACACAGGAAGTGGATACCAGGGTGGTGGCGGCAGCAGCGGTGGTTACCAGCAAGACAACAGATACCAAGATGGTGGGCACCATGGTGATCGAGGTGGTGGGCGTGGAGGAGGGAGAGGTGGCCGTGGAGGCCGCGGTGGCCGTGGAGGCCcaggaggaggctggggaggcagaggtggaCAGAACTTTAATCAAGGAGGGCAGTTTGAGCAGCACTTCCAGCATGGAGGCTATCAGTATAATCAGTCTGGATTTGGACAAGGAAGACACTTTACTAGCTGA
- the FAM98A gene encoding protein FAM98A isoform X2 → MNCPYASLTSGDVTKRLLNQKNCLLLLTYLISELEAARMLCVNTPPKKAQEGGGSEVFQELKGICIALGMSKPPANITMFQFFSGIEKKLKETLAKVPPGHVGKPLLKKPLGPAHWEKIEAINQAIANEYEVRRKLLVKRLDVTVQSFGWSDRAKSQTEKLAKVYQPKRALLTTKCTISIAHLLAARQDLSKIMRTSSGSIREKTVCAINKVLMGRVPDRGGRPNEIEPPPPEMPPWQKRQDGPPQQSGGRGGRGGYESSYGGRGGYEQGGHDRGGRGGYDSSYGGRGGHEQGGHERGGRGGGRGGYDHGNRGGGRGNKHQGGWTDGGGGGYQDSNYRDSNYRDAGFQTGGYHGGGGGYQGGGYGGYQSSSYTGSGYQGGGGSSGGYQQDNRYQDGGHHGDRGGGRGGGRGGRGGRGGRGGPGGGWGGRGGQNFNQGGQFEQHFQHGGYQYNQSGFGQGRHFTS, encoded by the exons ATGAACTGTCCATATGCATCACTAACATCAGGAGATGTGACAAAACGCCTTCTCAATCAGAAGAACTGCCTCCTGCTGCTCA CATACCTCATCTCAGAACTGGAAGCTGCCAGAATGCTGTGTGTGAACACCCCTCCAAAAAAAGCACAAGAAGGAGGTGGTAGCGAGGTCTTTCAGGAGCTAAAAGGCATTTGTATTGCATTAGGCATGTCCAAGCCTCCAGCCAACATAACTATGTTCCAGTTCTTTAGTGGAATCGAAAAAAAA CTAAAAGAAACCTTAGCAAAGGTTCCGCCTGGCCATGTTGGAAAACCTTTACTGAAGAAACCATTGGGACCAGCTCATTGG GAAAAAATTGAAGCAATTAACCAAGCCATAGCCAATGAGTATGAAGTTCGGAGAAAACTCTTAGTGAAACGTTTGGATGTAACTGTGCAGTCGTTTGGCTGGTCAGATAGAGCTAAG AGTCAAACAGAGAAACTGGCTAAAGTCTACCAACCCAAACGTGCCCTTTTAACTACCAAGTGCACTATTTCCATTGCTCACCTCTTGGCAGCTCGGCAAGATTTGTCAAAGATTATGAGGACAAGCAGTGGGTCTATCCGAGAAAAGACTGTGTGCGCCATTAATAAG GTATTAATGGGCAGAGTACCTGATAGAGGGGGCAGACCAAATGAAATTGAGCCTCCACCTCCTGAGATGCCACCATGGCAGAAAAGACAAGATGGTCCTCCACAGCaaagtggaggcagaggaggaagaggtggctaTGAATCATCATATGGAGGAAGAGGTGGTTATGAACAAGGGGGTCATGACAGAGGAGGGCGAGGAGGTTATGATTCTTCATATGGAGGACGAGGAGGTCATGAACAAGGGGGTCATGAACGAGGCGGTCGAGGAGGAGGACGGGGTGGTTATGACCATGGAAacagagggggaggaagaggaaacaaGCACCAAGGAGGCTGGACAGATGGCGGAGGAGGAGGCTATCAGGACAGCAACTACAGAGATAGCAACTACAGAGATGCAGGTTTTCAAACAGGTGGTTACCATGGTGGCGGTGGTGGCTACCAAGGAGGCGGCTATGGAGGCTATCAATCGTCTTCATACACAGGAAGTGGATACCAGGGTGGTGGCGGCAGCAGCGGTGGTTACCAGCAAGACAACAGATACCAAGATGGTGGGCACCATGGTGATCGAGGTGGTGGGCGTGGAGGAGGGAGAGGTGGCCGTGGAGGCCGCGGTGGCCGTGGAGGCCcaggaggaggctggggaggcagaggtggaCAGAACTTTAATCAAGGAGGGCAGTTTGAGCAGCACTTCCAGCATGGAGGCTATCAGTATAATCAGTCTGGATTTGGACAAGGAAGACACTTTACTAGCTGA